One genomic segment of Vulpes vulpes isolate BD-2025 chromosome 2, VulVul3, whole genome shotgun sequence includes these proteins:
- the DCXR gene encoding L-xylulose reductase produces MELGLAGRRALVTGAGKGIGRSTVQALHAMGVQVVAVSRTQADLDSLVRECPGVEPVCVDLGDWEATERALGSVGPVDLLVNNAAVALLQPFLEVTKEACDTSFHVNLRAVIQVSQIVARGLIARGAPGSIVNISSQASQRAIANHSVYCSTKGAMDMLTKVMALELGPHKIRVNTVNPTVVMTPMGQANWSNPQKAKTMLDRIPLGKFAEVENVVDTILFLLSDRSSMTTGSTVPVDGGFLAT; encoded by the exons ATGGAGCTGGGGCTGGCGGGCCGCCGGGCGCTCGTCACGGGGGCGGGCAAAG GCATCGGGCGCAGCACGGTCCAGGCGCTGCACgccatgggggtgcaggtggtggCAGTGAGCCGGACCCAGGCCGACCTGGACAGCCTGGTCCGTGAG tGTCCCGGGGTGGAGCCCGTGTGTGTGGACCTGGGTGACTGGGAGGCCACGGAGCGGGCGCTGGGCAGCGTGGGCCCCGTGGACCTGCTGGTGAACAACGCTGCCGTGGCGCTGCTGCAGCCCTTCCTGGAGGTCACCAAGGAGGCGTGTGACAC GTCCTTCCACGTGAACCTGCGGGCcgtcatccaggtgtcccag ATTGTGGCCCGCGGCTTAATAGCCAGGGGAGCCCCAGGGTCCATCGTGAACATCTCCAGCCAGGCCTCGCAGCGAGCAATAGCCAACCACAGCGTCTACT GCTCCACCAAAGGTGCCATGGACATGCTGACCAAGGTGATGGCTCTGGAGCTTGGGCCACACAAG ATCCGCGTGAACACGGTGAACCCCACAGTGGTGATGACCCCCATGGGCCAGGCCAATTGGAGCAACCCTCAGAAGGCCAAGACCAtgctggatcgaatcccacttggCAAGTTTGCGG AGGTGGAGAACGTGGTGGACACCATCCTCTTCCTGCTGAGTGACCGGAGCAGCATGACCACGGGTTCCACTGTGCCGGTGGATGGGGGCTTCCTGGCCACCTGA
- the LOC112920583 gene encoding carbonyl reductase [NADPH] 2-like: MPPSPAGRRLRVSTMQLNFSGLQALVTGAGKGIGRDTVKALHGLGARVIAVSRTNTDLVSLSKECPGIETVCVDLGDWEATERALGSVGPVDLLVNNAAVALAQPFLEVTKEAFDRAFNVNLRSVVQVSQIVARGMIHRGVPGSIVNVSSMVAHVTFPNLSVYSSTKGAMTMLTKAMASELGPYKIRVNSVGPTVVPTAMSQKILTDPEFVRKLKERHPLRKFADMEDVVNSILFLLSDRSASTSGSGILVDGGYLAS; encoded by the exons ATGCCTCCCTCTCCCGCTGGACGGAGGCTCCGAGTGAGCACCATGCAGCTGAATTTCAGCGGCCTGCAGGCCCTGGTGACAGGGGCAGGGAAAG GGATCGGGAGAGACACTGTGAAGGCCCTGCATGGCCTGGGAGCCAGAGTGATAGCCGTGAGCCGCACCAACACTGACCTGGTCAGCCTCTCCAAGGAG TGCCCTGGGATAGAGACCGTGTGTGTGGACCTGGGTGACTGGGAGGCCACGGAGCGGGCGCTGGGCAGCGTGGGCCCCGTGGACCTGCTGGTGAACAACGCTGCCGTGGCGCTGGCGCAGCCCTTCCTGGAGGTCACCAAGGAGGCCTTCGACAG ggccttcAACGTGAACTTGCGCTCGGTGGTCCAGGTATCCCAG ATtgtggcccggggcatgatccacCGTGGAGTGCCTGGCTCCATCGTCAATGTCTCCAGCATGGTGGCCCATGTCACCTTCCCCAACTTATCTGTCTACA GCTCTACCAAGGGTGCAATGACCATGCTCACCAAAGCCATGGCCTCAGAGCTGGGGCCATACAAG ATTCGGGTCAACTCCGTGGGCCCTACGGTGGTGCCGACGGCCATGAGCCAGAAGATCCTGACGGACCCCGAGTTTGTCCGGAAGCTGAAGGAGCGGCACCCGCTGCGGAAGTTCGCTG ACATGGAGGACGTGGTCAACAGCATCCTCTTCCTGCTCAGCGACCGCAGCGCCTCCACCAGCGGCTCGGGCATCCTCGTGGACGGCGGGTACCTGGCCTCCTAG